GCAGGTTTGCTCAAACATGTGCAGACAATACGGGGAAACGATGGCATCgccatttgaatttatttattggcgAAGGCTGCGGCGACGAGAGCTGCCCCTAGACCAGAACCATCCTCGGACAGCACGATCTTGTATGCAGAAGCATTCTTCAAGAGTATCGACATCTGCTGCTCGATCGAATTTCGATAATGCGGGTGATAGCGACACAGTCCCCCATCTATGGCCACAGTACACGACTCGACATTCATCTGATTGATCATCGCAACAATGGCACATGAGGTGAGTTGTGCAGATCGAAGCGATATCGAATCACAGATATAGCGCAGACAAGCCATATCATTAAGGTCGTCCGTTTTGATGCCCAGATGATACAACACCACTCGGGCATTGTGAAACACCTCAGGTGGATCGGATTCGATTTCCGATATAAAGCGAGTTCGAAATATCCATTTGGTTTGCATTTCATCCGGTCTCATGCCGCGGAACAGCACTCCCATGCGCATAAGATCGAGCAGAATGTGACGCACCACCTCGCCCAGATACATGCCGGAGACGCATTTCTCTAAGGTCTGACTGCCTGGATTCACTGACTCTATGTCGAGGGTCTTGTCGTAAACAGTGCGTACCGAATCCAATGATCCATTGTCTCCAAATGCTCCCAGTTCCGTGTTGATGATCATGATGGGCTTTTGACTACTTTCATAACCGTCGAGCATCTCCGCCTTGGATGTTTGCTCCACGTAGCAAGCATTGACGCCAGTGCCCACAATGAGGCCAATGCGACAGTCGGGATGGGAATAAGCACAGGAGACAAGTGTACTGGTGGAATCATTCAAGATGGCCACGATTTTGACATTTACATCGCCACGGCGATCGATGGCACTTTGCAGCAACTCCACGACATCTTTGCCCTCGACTCCTTCGCATCTGAATCCTTTAGTCCAGCGCCGCAAAATGCCCTTGTTGATACCAATCTGCTGCAGCGGAAACGAGAAAGTGAAGCCCAAAGGAATGCGATCG
This DNA window, taken from Drosophila nasuta strain 15112-1781.00 chromosome 2L, ASM2355853v1, whole genome shotgun sequence, encodes the following:
- the LOC132784702 gene encoding hexokinase type 2-like is translated as MSWSCCKVPSIAVAITLVSCAYSHPDCRIGLIVGTGVNACYVEQTSKAEMLDGYESSQKPIMIINTELGAFGDNGSLDSVRTVYDKTLDIESVNPGSQTLEKCVSGMYLGEVVRHILLDLMRMGVLFRGMRPDEMQTKWIFRTRFISEIESDPPEVFHNARVVLYHLGIKTDDLNDMACLRYICDSISLRSAQLTSCAIVAMINQMNVESCTVAIDGGLCRYHPHYRNSIEQQMSILLKNASAYKIVLSEDGSGLGAALVAAAFANK